In Mus musculus strain C57BL/6J chromosome 14, GRCm38.p6 C57BL/6J, the following are encoded in one genomic region:
- the 4931414P19Rik gene encoding uncharacterized protein C14orf93 homolog isoform X1, whose product MSFSATILFSPPSGSEARCCCCACKSETSQGSTGSQGGNPPASTPITVTGHGLAVQSSEQLLHIIYQRVDKAVGLAEAALGLARANNELLKQLQEEVGELRQGKVCTADEDRESRARTPPPEEPGVLKGSPGEASNSLPAMEEECDSVGSGVQVVIEELRQLGAASTVGQGPLGFFAAPQRDARLPGCTLAAVEGAPLLNPMADDYVASEGSIQRVLVPAYAKQLSPATQLAIQRASSETGPESGTKLPATRPEGVLGSAALDSALDESGAGGAGELSRSLGFVGSPCRIRGTGQKNSRRKRDLVLSKLVHNVHNHITNDKRFNGSESIKSSWNISVVKFLLEKLKQELMVSPHNYTDKELKGACVAYFLTKRREYRNSLNPFKGLKEKEEKKLRSRRYRLFANRSSIMRHFGPEDQHLWKDVTEELMSDEEDSLNEPGVWVARSPRFRAQRLTELCYHLDANSKHGTKANRVYGPPSDRLPSVEAQLLPPELYNPNFQEDEGGGNEKGPVSPSYDQPHKTSCPDLNSFIEIKVEKDEYTL is encoded by the exons ATGTCCTTTAGTGCCACcattcttttctcccctcccagTGGCAGTGAAGCCAGATGCTGCTGCTGTGCCTGTAAGAGCGAGACTAGCCAGGGCAGCACGGGTTCTCAGGGCGGGAATCCTCCCGCCAGTACCCCCATCACAGTGACTGGACATGGCCTGGCGGTCCAAAGCTCTGAACAGCTCCTGCACATTATCTACCAGCGGGTGGACAAGGCAGTGGGTCTGGCTGAGGCCGCCCTGGGGCTTGCGCGGGCCAACAATGAGTTGTTAAAACAGCTCCAGGAAGAAGTGGGTGAGCTACGGCAGGGGAAAGTGTGCACCGCTGATGAAGATAGGGAGAGCCGGGCCCGCACCCCACCACCCGAAGAGCCTGGAGTGCTCAAGGGAAGTCCAGGAGAAGCCAGCAACTCTCTGCCTGCCATGGAGGAGGAGTGTGATAGCGTGGGCAGTGGCGTGCAGGTGGTGATCGAGGAGCTGCGGCAACTGGGGGCTGCCTCCACCGTTGGGCAGGGGCCCTTGGGCTTCTTCGCAGCCCCCCAGAGAGATGCGCGCCTTCCAGGGTGCACTCTGGCTGCGGTAGAGGGAGCTCCGCTGCTCAACCCG ATGGCAGACGACTATGTGGCCTCTGAGGGTTCAATACAACGAGTGCTGGTCCCCGCTTATGCCAAACAGCTTTCGCCAGCCACACAATTGGCTATCCAGAGGGCATCCTCAGAGACAGGCCCAGAAAGTGGAACCAAGCTGCCCGCAACGCGCCCTGAGGGTGTGCTCGGCTCTGCAGCTCTGGACAGTGCCTTGGACGAGTCAGGCGCTGGAGGCGCTGGGGAATTGAGCCGCTCTCTTGGATTTGTTGGCTCCCCATGCAGGATCCGAGGGACTGGCCAGAAAAACTCCAGGCGGAAGCGAGATCTGGTGCTCTCC aAACTGGTCCACAATGTGCATAACCACATCACCAATGACAAGAGATTCAATGGGTCAGAAAG CATTAAGTCGTCTTGGAATATTTCAGTAGTgaagttccttctggaaaagctcaagcaggagctgatggtGAGCCCCCACAATTACACagacaaggagctgaagg GAGCCTGTGTGGCCTACTTCCTTACCAAGAGGCGAGAGTACCGCAATTCTCTCAACCCTTTCAAAGGcctaaaggagaaagaggagaagaaactTCGAAGTCGCCGATACCGG CTTTTCGCCAATCGATCCAGTATCATGAGGCACTTCGGACCCGAGGACCAGCACCTGTGGAAGGACGTGACAGAAGAGCTGATGTCCGACGAGGAGGACAGTCTTAATGAGCCAGGTGTGTGGGTGGCCCGCTCGCCCCGATTCAGGGCCCAGCGCCTCACAGAGCTCTGCTACCACCTGGATGCTAACTCTAAGCACGGCACCAAAGCCAACCGCGTCTACGGGCCTCCCTCAGACAGACTGCCTTCTGTGGAGGCCCAACTCCTTCCTCCCGAGCTGTACAACCCCAATTTCCAAGAAGACGAAGGAGGGGGCAATGAGAAAGGACCTGTCTCCCCATCTTATGACCAGCCCCACAAGACATCCTGTCCTGACTTGAACTCGTTTATTGAAATCAAGGTGGAAAAGGATGAATACACTCTATAA
- the Psmb5 gene encoding proteasome subunit beta type-5: MALASVLQRPMPVNQHGFFGLGGGADLLDLGPGSPGDGLSLAAPSWGVPEEPRIEMLHGTTTLAFKFLHGVIVAADSRATAGAYIASQTVKKVIEINPYLLGTMAGGAADCSFWERLLARQCRIYELRNKERISVAAASKLLANMVYQYKGMGLSMGTMICGWDKRGPGLYYVDSEGNRISGTAFSVGSGSVYAYGVMDRGYSYDLKVEEAYDLARRAIYQATYRDAYSGGAVNLYHVREDGWIRVSSDNVADLHDKYSSVSVP; this comes from the exons ATGGCGCTGGCTAGCGTGTTGCAGCGGCCGATGCCGGTGAATCAGCACGGGTTTTTTGGGCTCGGAGGTGGTGCAGATCTGCTGGACTTGGGTCCGGGGAGTCCTGGTGATGGGCTGAGCCTAGCCGCGCCGAGCTGGGGCGTCCCGGAGGAGCCGCGAATCGAAATGCTTCACGGAACCACCACCCTGGCCTTCAAG TTTCTCCATGGAGTCATTGTTGCAGCGGATTCCCGGGCCACAGCAGGTGCTTATATTGCTTCCCAGACGGTGAAGAAAGTAATAGAGATCAACCCGTACCTTCTGGGCACCATGGCTGGGGGTGCAGCGGATTGCAGCTTCTGGGAGCGGTTGTTGGCTCGGCAGTGTCGAATCTATGAGCTTCGCAATAAGGAACGCATCTCGGTCGCAGCAGCCTCCAAACTGCTCGCTAACATGGTGTATCAGTACAAAGGCATGGGGCTGTCTATGGGCACCATGATCTGTGGCTGGGATAAGAGAGGCCCTG GCCTCTACTACGTAGACAGCGAGGGGAACAGGATCTCTGGGACCGCCTTCTCAGTGGGCTCTGGCTCCGTGTATGCTTACGGCGTTATGGATCGAGGCTACTCCTATGACCTGAAAGTGGAGGAGGCCTATGATCTGGCCCGCCGAGCCATCTACCAAGCCACCTACAGAGATGCCTACTCCGGAGGGGCAGTCAACCTCTACCACGTGCGGGAGGATGGCTGGATCCGGGTGTCCAGTGACAATGTAGCTGACTTACATGACAAGTACAGTAGTGTATCTGTCCCCTGA